The Amycolatopsis methanolica 239 nucleotide sequence AAGCCCTCTACGCGTAGGGGCGGAAGCGGATCGTCGTGCCCGGCCGGGCCTGCGCGAGCGCGGGCAGCGCCCGCGGCACGACGACGGCGATCACCGGGTAGCCACCGGTGGTGGGGTGGTCGGCGAGGAACACCACCGGCAGCCCGTTCGGCGGCACCTGGATCGCGCCGGTGATCACGCCCTCGCTGGGCAGCTCCTCGCCCTCGCGCGCGTCGGTGCGCCGCAGCGCCGGACCGTCCACGCGCAGGCCGACGCGGTTGGACTCGCTGGTCACCGTCCACGGCACGGACAGCTGGTGGGCGGCGTCGCCGAACCAGTCGTCGCGTGGGCCGAGGACGACCGGGACGACCAGCTCGGGCGGGTTCGGCGGGGCGGTGACGGTGTCCGCGCCGTCCGGGATCCCGGCCGGCGCGCCCAGTGGCAGCACGGCGCCCGGCTCCAGTGGCGGCGGACCGATCTCGGACAGCACGTCGCGCGACCGGCTGCCCAGCTCGGGTTCGGCGTCGATGCCGCCGGAGACGGCGAGGTAGCAGCGCAGGCCGGTGTCCGGACGGCCGATGCTCAGGGCCTGCCCCGCGGCGAGGTGGACCGGCACGTGCGAGCCTGCCGGGCGGCCGTCGACGGCGACCGCGACCGGCGGGCCGGTGACCGCGACCGTGCAGGACGCGCGGGCCGTCACGGTGAGCCCGCCGAGCAGCGACTCGATCCCGGCCGCGCCCTCCGGGTTGCCGACGAGCCGGTTCGCCAGCCGCAGCGCCGGGACGTCGAGGGCGCCGGACGGCGGCACGCCGAGGTGGGCGTGCCCGGGGCGGCCGAGGTCCTGCACGAGCGCGAGCGGACCGGTCGCGACGACCTCCAGCGCGCGGCTCACCCGATCCTCCGGAACCGCACGCGGTCGCCGGGCGCGAGCAGGGCGGGCCGCTCGGCGCGGCTGTCGAACAGGACGGCGTCGGTGTGCCCGAGCAGGCGCCACCCGCCGGGCGACGAGCGCGGATAGACGCCGGTGAACTCGCCCGCGATGGCGACCGACCCGGCCGGGACGCGCGTGCGTGGAGTGTCCAAACGCGACTGGCGGAGCGGTTCGGGCAGGCCGGTGAGATAGCCGAACCCGGGGGCGAAGCCGGTGAACGCGACGGTGTAGGTGGCGCCGGTGTGCAGTTCGACGACCTCGGCGGCGGTGATGCCCGCGGTGCGCGCGACCAGGTCGAGGTCCTCGCCGTCGTAGCGGACGTCGATGGTGATCTCCCGCGGCTCGCCGCCGTTCCCGCCGTCCAGGTCGGCCGATTCCACGAACCTGCGGGCTTCGGCGAGCCCCGTGGAGCCCGGGCGCGCGGCGATCAGCACGGTGCGCGCACCCGGCACGACCTCGACGAGATCGGGCAGCCCCGCGGCGACCACAGCGGCACGGACGGCGCTCATCTCGGCCAGCGACTCGCACTCGACGAGCGCGGCGTCCGGGCCGTAACGCAGCCAGCGCACGCGGGCTAGCCCACTACGCGCTTGAGGTATAGCGAGACGTGCGGCTGCATGGGCTGGCCGACCATCGCGCGCTCCTCGACGTAGCCGAGGTCGCCGTTGTTGACCAGACCGTAGAGCCGCTGCGCGCCGGTGACCTCCTTGGCCGTGGAGGTGCGCACGACCGCGTCGGTGCCCAGCTCCCAGGACGTCTGGGTGCGCGGCTTGCCGTAGAAGACCTCGATGATGCCGGTGTTGTGGGCCAGCAGTAGTTCGAGCGTGTCGTCGGCCTGCGGGCGCCACCAGCCGACCTCGCGGGCGGCGGCGCGGACCACGTTGCCGTCGTCGTCGAGCAGCCAGGAGCGGGCCTCGTGGTAGAGGAACGGGCGGCCGTCGTGCGCGATGGTGAGCTGCTGCGCGATCCGCCGGGGCCCCTCGATGGTCGGGTAGTTGACCTCGCCCTCCCCGCGCCACACGCCGACCAGCGGCAACAGCGCCAGGCAGGCGTCGTTCAGGTTCGCGCCCTCGCGCAGGTTCGCGGTGTCCACCGGGATCGGCAGGTCGTCGAACTGCGGCAGGTTGCGCCCGCGCGTCGACTCGGCCCGTTCGGCGGCGGCTGCGACGGCGTCATCGCCGGATGTCATCGGTCAGCGCTGGTCGGCGTACAGCCGGTAGACGACGTACACGGTGAACCAGAGGATCGCGATGCCGGCGAGCACCAGCAGCGTCGTAAACAGGATCTCCACGTCCAGCAGGATAGCCGCCGGCAGGGGGTTCACTCGCCCCGCACCCGCGTGGTGAGCGCCACGCCCGCCGCCGGGTTCGTCCGGGTACGACGACGGCCACCCCCGCGGCGTGCGCGGGGGTGGCCGTCGAGGCGGGAATCAGCCGACCGAGATCGCGACCTGGTGCAGGCCGGGGCCCTCGGCGGTCACCGAGGCCTCGCCGTTGCCGGAGCGGTGCAGGGCACGCACCGTCCAGGCGCCGGGCGCGGCGTAGAACCGGAAGTCGCCCTCCGGGGAGGCCTGGACTTCGCCCGCGAAGTCGCCGTCACCGTTCAGCAGGCGCACGTAGGCGCCGCCGACCGGGCCGTCGCCGCCGACGACCTTGCCGGCAACCACGACCTGCCCGTTCGTGTCGATGTCCGCGGGCGTCGCCGTCTGGACCGGCGCGCCGCAACCGTCAGCACTCATCGTCACTTCCCCGTTCCGGTTTCGATCGGCACGCCGACCAGCGAGCCGTACTCGGTCCACGAACCGTCGTAGTTCTTCACGTCCTCGAGGCCGATCAGCTCGCGCAGCGCGAACCAGGTGTGGCTGGAGCGCTCACCGATGCGGCAGTAGGCGATGGTCGCCTTGGACGTGTCCAGGCCCGCCTCGTTGTAGAGCTCGGTGAGCTCCTCGGCGGTCTTGAAGGTGCCGTCCTCGTTCGCGGTCTTAGCCCACGGCACGTTCAGCGCCGTCGGGATGTGGCCGCCGCGCTGCGCCGACTCCTGCGGCAGGTGCGCCGGGGCCACCAGCTTGCCGGAGAACTCGTCGGGCGAGCGGACGTCGACCAGGTTCTTGGTGCCGATCGCGTCGACGACCTCGTCGCGGAAGGCGCGGATCGAGGTGTCCGGCTCCTTGGCGACGTAGTTGGTGCGCTCGCGCTTGACCTCGTCGGAGGTCAGCTCGCGGCCGTCCAGCTCCCACTTCTTGCGGCCGCCGTCGAGCAGCTTGACCTTGTCGTGGCCGTACAGCTTGAAGTACCAGTACGCGTAGGCGGCGAACCAGTTGTTGTTGCCGCCGTACAGGATGACGAGGTCGTCGTTGGAGATACCCTTCTCCGACAGGAGGGCCTCGAAGCCCGCCTTGTCGACGAAGTCGCGGCGGACCGGGTCCTGCAGCTCGGTCTTCCAGTCGATCTTGACCGCGCCGCGGATGTGGCCACCGTCGTAGGCGGTGGTGTCCTCGTCCACCTCGGCGAAGACCACGCCGGGGGTGTTCAGGTTCTCCTCGGCCCACTGCGTGGTGACCAGGACGTCTTCACGGCTCATGAGAGCACTTCTCGCTTTCTTCTTCTCGTGGGTGGACTGTCAGGAAGCCTGGCTCGGCGCGACGCGCCGGATCAGGAGGTACATCTCGCAGCCGAGGCAGAAGTTGAAGGCCGCGTTGAGGAACGCCGCGAACAGCGCGAACGCCGTCGCGACGATGCCGAGCGCCGTGACCCCGGTGGCGTAGCCGACGGTGCCGACCAGCGCGAACACGAACCCGACCGCCTGGGCGAACCGCAGCGGCGCCGCGTCCTCCCGCTCGGACGTCGGCGCGAGCCGGGGCGCCACGAGGTAGCGGTAGAGCAGCGAGTACGGGGCCGGCTTGAGGCCGATGAACGCGCCGATCGCGAACACGACCGTCTGGACGGCCAGCAGCGGCCACCAACCCGTGATCAGGACCACCGCGAGCACGACGGTCGTGATGACGGCCGCGAAGCGCGGTCCACGGGGGTCTACGGCTGGGCCTGCTGACATGTCACCTCCCTGGCGGGGCGCGCGTGAGCGCGCGTCGGAATGGGTTTTTCCGGCGGGGGGAGAAGCGGGTACGGCTGAGGCGGACCCGCTAGGGCAGACACAGGCTGCTGCGCACGCGGCAGAAGTCGACCGCGCGGCGTTGCGTCAGCAGAGTGAGGGGCAGCCTGCACACGAGCGTCAGGCTACCCGGACGTCCCTGAAAGTGGGAGTGGCGTCCACCCAGTGAGAGCATTCCCACGATCCAAGAAAAAAATTCGGCCCAGGTCAGCGGTGTGCCACTCGGCCACACGCGGCAGGAGGTGCGGTGGGAGGGCTGCCGGCGGTGCGGCCAGCGGCGCGTCACTCAGTCACGGGCGGGAAGGCGCGCCGGCCGCCAACAGCGCAGCCGGCTGCGTGTCAATCCGTCACACGCGCCGGGAGGTGCGGCGCGAGGGCTTCCAGCAGCGCGGGAGCCTTCGGCACGCCGCCGACGCGCAGCAGCTCGGTGCCGTCGGACCCGTAGGCGATCGTGGTCGGCGTGCGCAGCACACCCAGCGCCCGCGCGACCTCCGGCTGGTTCGTCACGTCCAGCTCGACGTGGTTCAGGCCGTCGGTGCGCTCGGCCAGCGGGCCGAGCAGGGCGCGGGTGTGCCGGCACGGGGTGCAGAACGTGGTGGAGATCTGCACCAGGGTGACGCTGGCGCCGGTGTCGAGCGCGGCGGCGACCGGCTCGGGCAGCCCGGCCGCGGGCGCCCGGCGAGCCGCCCGGACGCGCCCGTTGCGCGCCTTGAGCAGCCCGCCTGCGACGGCCGCGACCACCAGCGTGCCGAGCACGACCCACACGCCCGTCATCCGCGCCTCACCCTCCGGTAGAGCTGGTCGCCCCGCTGAACCTCACGTTCTTGGCCTCGCCCTTGATGGTGACCGAACCGCTGTTCACCTGTACCGCCGTCGGGGTGACCTCGAACGGGAGGTTGCCGGTGTCGATCGTGGCCTTGAAGTTCGGCAGCAGGGCTTGCTGCACAGCTTCGGGAACAACGGTCGTCTCCTTGTCATTCCCGTACTGCAGCCGCTTCGGCACGATGTCGATCGCCGTGCCGTGTAGTTCGATCATCGCGAAGCAGAAGATCTCCAGCTGCTGGCCCGCGATCTGCACGTACCCGGAGATGCGGACGCCCGCCCTGGACTTGTCCTGCTCGTCCTCGGTCGTGCCCTCCTGGCCCTGCTGGTCACCACCGGAGCCGCTGTCGGTGCCGCTGTCGGCGTCCTGGCCGGTCTCGACGTACTCGATGCTGGACGGCTCGATCCGCAGGTCGTCGACCTTGGTCAGCGGGTCCACCTTGTTGATGTCGCTGGCCTTGATCGTGACCTGGGCCTCCAGGCGGCCGATGTCGATCGCGTCGGTGTTGCCGTTGACCAGGTCGGACAGCGGGGCTGTGACGTCGTAGAGGTCGGCCGTCACACCGACGTCCTGCAGGTCCTTGATCGGCACGCCGGACGCGGACAGTGAGATGTGCCCGTAGTCGCCGCCGATCGCCTGCGTGGTGAACGGGAAACCGTGGATCGTGACGGACGGGTCGTCGCTCAGCTTCAGCTGCTCGCGCGCCTTCTGCGACACCGCGTGCTCGGCATACGCGGCGAGCCCGAAATCGGCCCCGACCAGGAGCGCGAGCAGCACGACGAGACTGATGACGATGCGGCGGGCGCGGCGTCCACGGCGGCGCGATCCCGCTGGTGGCACGGCTCGGTCCTGGGTCGCAGGTCTGCTCACTCTTCGTGTCCGATCTGTCTCGTGTCCGGGTCCTGGACAGCCCGAGGCTACGGGGCAACAGTGTGACGTCAGTGTGACGGTGGCTGCAGAGCAGGTGGTTTCCACCAGTTCACCCGCTAGTCTTGTCCGCTAAGACCAGGGGCGCTCAAAGGCTACGGACTAGCAAGAAGGCGGTGTGGCGATGAGCCTGGACCTGCTCGTACTCACGTCCGAGGCGGAAGCCACCGCAGTCCTCCCAGCTCTCGACCTTCTGCCGCACACGGTACGCGTCCGGGCGCCGGAGGTCACCGCGCTCCTCGACGCGGGCCACCGGGACGTCATCCTGCTGGACGCGCGCACCGATCTCGCGTCGGCCAAGAGCCTCTGCCGGCTGCTGAAGGGCACCGGCGAGGACGAGGGCAGCACGCCGATCATCGCGGTCATCGGCGAGGGCGGCCTGGTCGCGGTCAGCGCCGAGTGGCGCACCGACGACATCCTGCTCCCCACCGCGGGCCCGGCCGAGGTCGACGCCCGGCTGCGGCTGGCGACCACCCGCGACGGCGGCGCCACCCAGGTGGACACCGAGCTGCGGGTCGGTGACCTGGTGATCGACGAGGCGACGTACACCGCACGGTTGCGCCGCCGCACCCTCGAGCTCACCTACAAGGAGTTCGAGCTGCTCAAGTACCTCGCGCAGCACGCGGGCCGGGTGTTCACCCGCGCCCAGCTGCTGCAGGAGGTCTGGGGCTACGACTTCTTCGGTGGCACCCGCACCGTCGACGTGCACGTCCGGCGCCTGCGCGCCAAGCTCGGCCCCGAGCACGAGCAGATGATCGGCACCGTGCGCAACGTCGGCTACAAGTTCGAGCGTCCGGCCAAGGCCGGCGCCAAGCCCGGCGTGACTTCGCTCAACTTCGACCCGAGCGAGCTGTCCACGGAGTTCTCCACCCCCTGATCAGGGATAGCGTGAATCCGTGCTGACAGTGGTGTGGGTCGACGAACTGGACGAAACGACTACGCGCGAGGTGCGTGAGCTGCTGCTCGCCGCCCGCAAGGTGGACGGGCGACCGGACATCTCCCCCGGCGAGCCGTTGCCGGGCGAGTTCGCGTCCGGTCCGCACCTGCTGGCCCGCTCCGACGGCGTGCTCGCCGGGTACGCCCACCTGGACACCTCCGGGGACGCGTTCGGCCGCCAGGTCGCCGAGCTGATCGTGCGCCCGGACCACCGGCGCCGGGGCGTGGGCACCGAGGTGCTGTCCGCGCTCGTCGACCGCGCCGGCGGCGCGCAGCTGCGCGTCTGGGCTCACGGCGACCACCCCGGCGCCGCGGCCCTCGCCGAACGAGCGGGCTTTTCGCGTGCCCGCGAGCTGCTGGTCATGCACACCCCGGTCGACCCAGACTGGCCGGAGCCCCGGCTGCCCGAGGGCGTCTCGCTGCGCACCTTCGTGCCCGGCCAAGACGAGCAGGCCGTCATCGAGGTGAACGCCCGCGCCTTCGACTGGCACCCCGAGCAGGGCAGGCTCACCGTCGACGACCTGCGCGCCGAGGAGGCGGCGGACTGGTTCGACGCGGATGGGTTCTTCCTCGCCGAGGACAGCACGGGCAAGCTGCTCGGCTTCCACTGGACGAAGGTGCACCCGGCCAACCCGCGCCGGTTCGGCGGCCGGGAGACCGGCGAGGTGTACGTCGTCGGCGTCGACCCCGGCGCGCAGGGCGGCGGGCTGGGCAAGGCCCTGACGCTGGCCGGCCTGCGGTACCTCCGCGACCGCGGCCTGCCCCAGGTGATCTTGTACGTGGAAGGCGACAACGCGCCCGCGATAGCCGTTTATTCGCGACTCGGTTTCACCCGTCACGAGGTCGACGTCCAGTACGAACGGTGATCAGCGTTCCGTTACGTTAACCCTCCGCCAACCTTCCATCACGGAACATGTACCCGCAGGTCACGGGCCGGACACGACGCCCGTTCGGGTGACGTTGTCCCGCTCACATTGGCGGCCTTGTTCACTTTGCGTTCATCTGTATAGAGGCGCGCGTCCACCCGTGCTGCCTAATGTCCGGTTGCGACGAATGGCTATCACTAGCTGGAGGACATGAAGTGAAGATCATGCGGCCGATGGGTGCTCTCGGCATCGCGGCGAGCGCTGCCCTCGTGCTCGCGGCCTGTGGCACCGACCCGGCGTCGACGGGCAACACCCAGACCTCGGGTGCGGCGACCGCGCCGACCGCGACCGCGAACGTCGAGTGCGGCGGCAAGTCGCCGCTCACCGGTGAGGGTTCGACGGCCCAGAAGACCGCGGTGGACATCTTCGCCCAGCAGTACACCAAGGCCTGCTCCGGCCAGATCGTGAACTACAACGCGACCGGCTCCGGCTCGGGCGTCAAGCAGTTCACCGCCAAGCAGGTCGACTTCGGCGGCTCGGACTCGCCGCTGAAGGCCGGTGACGAGCAGACCAAGGCCAACGAGCGCTGCGCCGGAGGCGAGGCGTGGAACCTGCCGCTGGTCGTCGGCCCGGTGGCCATCGCCTACAAGCTGGACGGCGTCTCCTCGCTCACGCTGAACGGCGAGGTCACGGCCAAGATCTTCAACGGCCAGATCACCAAGTGGAACGACCCGGCGATCGCCGCCCTCAACGCGGGCGTCAACCTGCCGGACAAGCCGATCCAGGTTTTCTCGCGGTCCGACGAGTCGGGCACCACCGACAACTTCCAGACCTACCTCGAGGCCGCCTCGAAGGGCGCCTGGACGCAGGGCACCGGCAAGGCCTTCAAGGGCGGCGTCGGCAACGGCGCGCAGGGCTCCAACGGTGTCGCCTCGGGCATCCGGGCCGCCGACGGCGCCATCGGCTACATCGAGTCGTCCTACGTCAAGGACGGCCTGAGCGCCGCCAAGCTGGACAGCGGCTCCGGCGCCGTCGAGCTGACCCCGGAGAACGTGGCCAAGGCGCTCGACGCCGCGACCTTCCGCACCCCGGGCAGCAACGACCTGGCCATGGACCTCAAGGCCATCTACGCCAGCAACACCCCGGGCGCGTACCCGCTGCTGCTGACCACCTACGAGATCGTCTGCTCGAAGGGCTACGACGCCGACACCGCCAAGGCGATGAAGGCGTTCCTGACCGTGGCTGCCACCACCGCTCAGCAGCCGATCGCCGAGAAGGGTTTCGTGCCGCTCCCGCAGTCCCTGCAGGACAAGGTGCTGACCTCGATCAACGCGATCTCCTGACGATCGACCGCCACCCCAGAACGGGTTGCACTGAGTAACTGATGAGCGAGTCACTCGCGAGGCGGACGCCCACCGGGGACACCGGTGGGCGTCCGCTTGCGTCTAGACCACTCCCGGAGGCCCCCGATTACGGCGCAACCACCGGCCACTGAGCGAACCCCCTCACTGGCCTCACCGAACAAGACCGCGAAGGTGCGGCCGGGTGACCGCATCTTCAAGAACCTGAGCACCGGCGCGGGCATCTTCGTCGTCGCACTCATCGCGCTGATCGGGATCTTCCTGCTGGTGCAGGCGATTCCGGCACTGGGCGCGAACGAGGTCAACTTCCTCACCTCCCGCATCTGGGAGACCGGCGACCCCACCCACCTGCGGTTCGGCATCCTGGACCTGCTGCTGGTCACGATCTACACCTCGCTGGTGGCCCTGATCATCGCGATGCCGATCTCGCTGGGCATCGCGTTGTTCCTGACCCAGTACGCCCCGCGCCGGCTGGCGCGGCCGTTCGCCTACGTGGTCGACCTGCTGGCCGCGGTGCCCTCGATCATCTTCGGTCTGTGGGGCATCCTCGTGCTGGCGCCGAAGATGGCGCCGGTGTCGCAGTGGCTGAACGAGACCCTCGGCTTCATCCCGATCTTCGGCACCGGCAACGTGTTCCCGAACTACTCGGGCACGATCTTCACGGCGGGCGTGGTGCTCGCGGTGATGCTGCTGCCGATCATCACCTCGCTGTCCCGCGAGGTGTTCGAGCGCACGCCAACCGCCCACATCGAGGGCGCGCTCGCGCTCGGCGCCACCCGCTGGGAGGTCATCCGGACGACGGTGCTGCCGTTCGGGAAGGCCGGTTACGTCGGCGCGTCGATGCTCGGCCTGGGACGCGCCCTCGGCGAGACGATCGCGCTGGCGGTCATCCTGTACATCCCCCGCGGGCACTTCTTCGACTGGAGCGTGTTCGACGGTGGCGCGACGTTCGCGTCGCAGATCGCCGCGAACTACGCGGAGTTCAACAACCCCACGTCGGCCGGCGCCTACATCGCGGCCGGTCTGGTGCTGTTCGTCCTGACCTTCGCGGTGAACTTCGCGGCCCGGACGATCATCGGCGAGCGGAAGGCGGACTGATGACCTCGACACTGTCCGAGACCGAACGGCTGGCGTCGCCGCCGGCGTTCCAGCAGGTCAGCGCGGGCCGCAAGGCCAAGAACGCGCTCGCCACGGTGCTGGTGTGGCTGTCGTTCCTGATCGCCGTCGCCCCGCTGGTGTGGGTGCTCTACACGGTGATCGCGAACGGCATCAAGCGCATCCCGTACACCAACTGGTGGAGCCAGGACTTCGGGTCGGTGCTGTCCGACGAGGTCGGCGGTGGTGTCCTGCACGCCATCATCGGCACGCTCGAACAGGGCCTGATGTGCGCGGTCATCTCGGTGCCGCTCGGCCTGCTGGTCGCCATCTACCTGGTGGAGTACGGGCGGGACACCCGGCTGGCCAAGGTCACCACGTTCATGGTGGACATCCTCTCCGGTGTCCCCTCGATCGTGGCCGCGCTGTTCATCTACGCGCTGTGGATCACCACGTTCGGCCTGCCGCGCAGCGGGTTCGCCGTGTCGCTGGCCCTGGTGCTGCTGATGATCCCGGTCGTCGTGCGCTCCGCGGAGGAGATGCTGCGGATCGTGCCGGACGACCTGCGCGAGGCGTCCTACGCGCTGGGGGTGCCGAAGTGGAAGACGATCATGAAGATCGTCCTGCCGACGGCCATGTCCGGCATCATCAGCGGTGTCATGATGGCCCTGGCCCGCGTCATGGGCGAGACCGCGCCGCTGCTGGTGCTGGTCGGTTACTCGGCGTACGTCAACTGGGACCTGTTCGGTGACAACCAGGCGTCGTTGCCGCTGCTGATGAACACCGAGCGGGCCACGAACTCCATGGAACCGGGTAGCGTCGGATTCGACCGGATCTGGGGCGCCGCGCTGACCCTCGTCATCATCATCGCCCTCATCAACCTGATCGCCACGGTGGTCTCCCGCCTGGTCGCCCCGAAGAAGAAGTGAGCGTTCCGCAATGGCCAAGCGAATCGACGTCAAGGACCTCGACATCTACTACGGCAAGTTCCACGCCGTCGACAGCGTCACGCTGTCCGTGCCGCCGCGGAACGTCACGGCCTTCATCGGCCCGTCGGGCTGCGGCAAGTCGACCGTGCTGCGCACGCTGAACCGGATGCACGAGGTCATCCCGGGCGCGCGGGCCGAGGGTCAGGTCCTGCTCGACGGCGAGGACATCTATGCGTCCTCGGTCGACCCGGTACAGGTGCGCCGCACGATCGGCATGGTGTTCCAGCGGCCCAACCCGTTCCCGACGATGTCCATCCGGGACAACGTGGTGGCCGGGCTGAAGCTGGCGGGCACGAAGAACAAGAAGAAGCTCGACGAGATCGCCGAGCGGGCGCTGCGCGGCGCGAACCTGTGGAACGAGGTCAAGGACCGGCTCAACAAGCCGGGCGGCAGCCTCTCCGGTGGTCAGCAGCAGCGGCTCTGCATCGCGCGGGCCATCGCCGTGCGCCCGGACGTCCTGCTGATGGACGAGCCGTGCTCGGCGCTGGACCCGATCTCCACGCTCGCGATCGAGGACCTGATCGCCGAGCTGAAGAAGGACTACACCATCGTGATCGTCACGCACAACATGCAGCAGGCGGCGCGGGTGTCGGACCAGACGGCGTTCTTCAACCTCGCCGGTGTCGGCCAGCCGGGACGGCTGGTCGAGATCAACGACACGGAGAAGATCTTCTCCAACCCGAACGAGAAGGCGACCGAGGACTACATCTCGGGCCGGTTCGGCTGATCATCGTTCGTCGACGACCCCCTCGGTTGGTGCTGAGGGGGTCGTTCTTTTTTTCCGGGGCAGCAGGGGCCTGCCCACGGCGGTGCGGTTCTCGGCCGCGGGAACGTCTGCCGGTGACCGGCCGCCACGGTTCGTCACTTCGAACGCGGGCTCGATCGCTCCGCCGAGCCGGTCGAACATCCGCATCGGAACCGCCGGTCGCGTGGAGCACCTCCTCGTTCCAGCCCGGTTGGATGTAGCCGGCCACGACCTCGGCGCCCAGCTCCTGGCCAGGTCGAGCTTCCGCGATCCACCGGCCGCGCCGATGACCCTGGCGCCCGCGGCTCGGGCGAGTTGCACCAGCAGGCTGCCCGCCCCACCGGCCCGCCGCTTCGACCCAGCACCCACTCGCCTGCGGCGGTCCTGGCGTTCTCGACCAGGCCCAGCACCGTCTGCCGTCGCTGTGGAGTGCCGTGGCGTCCGGCAGTACCTGGGCGTCGGGCACCGGGAACAGGTCGGCCACCGCGGCCACAGCCCACTCGGCGAAGCCGCCGGCCTCGCCCGTGCCAGCCACGGTGCGGCGGCCCAGCCAGTCCTGGTCGACCTGCTCGCCGACCGCGTCCAACCGCCCGGCGACCGGGCTGCCAAGCACGTACGCGACTGGTCGTGCCAGCTGTCGGTGCCGCGGCGGATCCGGGTCTCCGCGCAAGGTCAGGCCCGCCACCTCGACCACGACCTGTCCCGTTCCCGGAGCCGGTGGTCCCCTCACTCACCGACTGGTGATCTCCACGTCGGTGGAGGCAGGCAGTGAGGCAAATCCGGTGGGAACTGTCGGTGGGTGCCGCTAGCGTCGGGGACGTGGTTCAGGTTCACGTGGAAGGTGTCGGCGGGCGGTTGCCGAAACCGCGGGCGCTCGCGGCGGCCGGGCGGGCGCTCGGCGCCATCCCGCCGCCGCTGCAGGTGCTGATCGGGATCGTCAGCGTGCAGGTGGGCGCGTCGCTCGCCAAGCAGCTCTTCGCGGTCGCCGGGCCGGCCGGGACGGTCGCGCTGCGGTTGTTCTTCGCCGCGGTGGTGCTGCTGCTCGTATGGCGCCCGGTGCTTCGCATGGGCCGCCGGGCGCTGCCGGTGGTCCTCGCCTACGGCCTGGTGCTCGGCACCATGAACCTGACCTTCTACCAGGCGCTGGCGCGCATCCCGCAGGGCATCGCGGTCACCATCGAGTTCCTCGGGCCCCTCGCGGTCGCGCTGGCTGGGTCCCGGCGCTGGCTCGACGTGCTGTGGGCGCTGCTGGCGGCAGGCGGCGTCGTGTTGCTCGCCGAGACGCGGGGCGACCTGTCGATGCTCGGCATCGTGTTCGCGCTCGTCGCAGGCGCCTGCTGGGGGCTGTACATCCTGCTCAGCGCGTCCCTCGGCAAGCGCACAGAGGAGGGCAAGGGCCTCGCGCTGGGCATGGCCGTCGCGGCGGTCGCGGCGATGCCGGCGGGAGTGGTCGAGAGCGGCACGAGCCTGCTGTCGCCGTGGGTGCTGCTGATCGGGCTCGCGGTGGCGCTGCTGTCGTCGGTCGTCCCGTACTCGCTCGAGCTGGAGGCGCTGCGCAAGATCCCGCCGCGCGTGTTCGGCATCCTGATGAGCCTCGAACCGGCCGTCGCGGCGCTGTCCGGGCTCCTGGTGCTCGGGGAGGCCCTGCACCCACTGCAGTGGCTGGCCATCTGCTGCGTCGTCGCGGCCTCGATCGGGGCGACCCGCTCGGTGCGGGATGCGCCCTGATCGACCTCGGTAGGCTGGTCGCATGACCGTGCTCGACGAAGTCGGCCACTCAGCTGCGCTGCTTCGAGCGCTCCAGCGTGAACTCATGGTCTACAAGTTCGGCATCGACGAGCTGATGACCAAACTGCGGATCCTGTCCGAGGAGTTCGACTTCGCCAACCAGCACGACCCGATCGAGCACCTGGCGAGCCGCGTCAAGGCGCCCGAAGCGATCCTCGACAAGCTCGCCCGCAAGGGCCTGGAGCCGAGCATCGAGGCGATCCGCGAGCACATCGAGGACGTCGCCGGGATCCGCGTGGTGTGCCCGTTCGTGCCGGACGTCTACCTGGTCGCCGACATGCTGGGC carries:
- a CDS encoding DUF2993 domain-containing protein — protein: MPPAGSRRRGRRARRIVISLVVLLALLVGADFGLAAYAEHAVSQKAREQLKLSDDPSVTIHGFPFTTQAIGGDYGHISLSASGVPIKDLQDVGVTADLYDVTAPLSDLVNGNTDAIDIGRLEAQVTIKASDINKVDPLTKVDDLRIEPSSIEYVETGQDADSGTDSGSGGDQQGQEGTTEDEQDKSRAGVRISGYVQIAGQQLEIFCFAMIELHGTAIDIVPKRLQYGNDKETTVVPEAVQQALLPNFKATIDTGNLPFEVTPTAVQVNSGSVTIKGEAKNVRFSGATSSTGG
- a CDS encoding TlpA family protein disulfide reductase, translating into MTGVWVVLGTLVVAAVAGGLLKARNGRVRAARRAPAAGLPEPVAAALDTGASVTLVQISTTFCTPCRHTRALLGPLAERTDGLNHVELDVTNQPEVARALGVLRTPTTIAYGSDGTELLRVGGVPKAPALLEALAPHLPARVTD
- a CDS encoding biotin-dependent carboxyltransferase family protein, encoding MSRALEVVATGPLALVQDLGRPGHAHLGVPPSGALDVPALRLANRLVGNPEGAAGIESLLGGLTVTARASCTVAVTGPPVAVAVDGRPAGSHVPVHLAAGQALSIGRPDTGLRCYLAVSGGIDAEPELGSRSRDVLSEIGPPPLEPGAVLPLGAPAGIPDGADTVTAPPNPPELVVPVVLGPRDDWFGDAAHQLSVPWTVTSESNRVGLRVDGPALRRTDAREGEELPSEGVITGAIQVPPNGLPVVFLADHPTTGGYPVIAVVVPRALPALAQARPGTTIRFRPYA
- a CDS encoding 5-oxoprolinase subunit B family protein; amino-acid sequence: MRWLRYGPDAALVECESLAEMSAVRAAVVAAGLPDLVEVVPGARTVLIAARPGSTGLAEARRFVESADLDGGNGGEPREITIDVRYDGEDLDLVARTAGITAAEVVELHTGATYTVAFTGFAPGFGYLTGLPEPLRQSRLDTPRTRVPAGSVAIAGEFTGVYPRSSPGGWRLLGHTDAVLFDSRAERPALLAPGDRVRFRRIG
- a CDS encoding DUF1416 domain-containing protein translates to MSADGCGAPVQTATPADIDTNGQVVVAGKVVGGDGPVGGAYVRLLNGDGDFAGEVQASPEGDFRFYAAPGAWTVRALHRSGNGEASVTAEGPGLHQVAISVG
- a CDS encoding FABP family protein — protein: MTSGDDAVAAAAERAESTRGRNLPQFDDLPIPVDTANLREGANLNDACLALLPLVGVWRGEGEVNYPTIEGPRRIAQQLTIAHDGRPFLYHEARSWLLDDDGNVVRAAAREVGWWRPQADDTLELLLAHNTGIIEVFYGKPRTQTSWELGTDAVVRTSTAKEVTGAQRLYGLVNNGDLGYVEERAMVGQPMQPHVSLYLKRVVG
- a CDS encoding sulfurtransferase; translation: MSREDVLVTTQWAEENLNTPGVVFAEVDEDTTAYDGGHIRGAVKIDWKTELQDPVRRDFVDKAGFEALLSEKGISNDDLVILYGGNNNWFAAYAYWYFKLYGHDKVKLLDGGRKKWELDGRELTSDEVKRERTNYVAKEPDTSIRAFRDEVVDAIGTKNLVDVRSPDEFSGKLVAPAHLPQESAQRGGHIPTALNVPWAKTANEDGTFKTAEELTELYNEAGLDTSKATIAYCRIGERSSHTWFALRELIGLEDVKNYDGSWTEYGSLVGVPIETGTGK
- a CDS encoding DUF4395 domain-containing protein, whose translation is MSAGPAVDPRGPRFAAVITTVVLAVVLITGWWPLLAVQTVVFAIGAFIGLKPAPYSLLYRYLVAPRLAPTSEREDAAPLRFAQAVGFVFALVGTVGYATGVTALGIVATAFALFAAFLNAAFNFCLGCEMYLLIRRVAPSQAS